One Nostoc sp. UHCC 0302 DNA window includes the following coding sequences:
- a CDS encoding acetyltransferase codes for MFKPRTIFSALTATILAFAISAQIYIQPALATGGTCNPTASNLPICPSAAPSESASFVDPTATITNPANITLGEKDFVAPFAELDATNAPISIAADSNVQDQVKIIASGTGVDIGKRVIMAHMATIKGAAKIGTQGSTGPFIDPVTNTQFSNDISEVFLAFNCEIDGATIEKNTVVNFLARVGPGVTLPAGKVVLPGKNVTTNSQATSGSFGKVANLTQADVALMEGIIEVNEAFAKGYTELATADPTNVTGINYAPATDFNSGGLPQLNGIATRDPNFRNRIIGNVVLEDSFTNLNYKIGNRISLRADEGEPFNVGQIAGMANDVVFHALETTSLTVGDYIGYGPRALVHGGRQVVNGVANGPETSLGNFIGLGPNSVIFRSVIGSKSAIGQRSAVFNSTLPSRTYVRSKVIYADNGNLISAVEW; via the coding sequence ATGTTCAAACCTCGCACAATTTTTAGTGCCTTAACTGCAACTATCTTAGCTTTTGCCATCAGCGCACAGATATATATACAACCTGCCCTTGCTACTGGCGGAACTTGTAACCCAACAGCAAGTAACTTACCTATATGCCCAAGTGCAGCACCTTCAGAGTCAGCTAGTTTCGTTGACCCAACTGCGACAATCACCAATCCTGCAAATATTACCTTGGGTGAAAAAGACTTCGTTGCCCCATTTGCCGAGTTAGATGCTACTAATGCCCCCATTAGCATCGCGGCTGATTCTAATGTTCAAGACCAAGTGAAAATTATAGCTTCGGGAACAGGAGTGGACATTGGCAAGCGTGTCATTATGGCACACATGGCTACTATCAAAGGTGCAGCTAAAATTGGTACTCAAGGCTCAACCGGGCCGTTTATCGACCCAGTTACTAATACTCAGTTTAGCAACGATATTTCAGAGGTATTTCTCGCTTTTAACTGTGAAATAGACGGTGCAACTATAGAAAAAAACACAGTAGTCAACTTTCTGGCGCGGGTTGGCCCTGGTGTTACTTTACCTGCTGGGAAAGTTGTTTTGCCTGGTAAAAACGTCACAACTAACTCACAAGCTACTAGCGGCAGCTTTGGAAAAGTAGCAAATCTAACGCAAGCCGACGTTGCATTAATGGAAGGCATCATTGAAGTCAATGAAGCATTTGCCAAAGGTTACACAGAATTAGCCACAGCAGACCCGACAAACGTAACAGGGATAAATTACGCTCCAGCCACAGATTTTAACAGCGGAGGACTGCCGCAATTGAATGGGATTGCCACCCGTGATCCAAACTTCCGTAACCGCATCATCGGCAATGTCGTTCTGGAAGATTCTTTCACAAACCTCAACTACAAAATAGGTAATAGAATTTCCCTGCGTGCTGATGAAGGTGAACCTTTTAACGTTGGACAAATTGCTGGTATGGCAAACGATGTTGTGTTTCACGCTTTAGAAACCACTAGCTTGACTGTTGGTGATTATATTGGTTATGGGCCTCGCGCTCTGGTTCATGGCGGTAGACAGGTTGTCAATGGTGTTGCTAATGGTCCCGAAACTAGCTTAGGTAATTTTATAGGTCTAGGGCCGAACTCCGTTATATTCCGCTCAGTCATTGGCAGCAAATCAGCAATTGGGCAAAGAAGCGCAGTCTTCAATTCTACATTACCTTCCAGAACGTATGTCCGTTCTAAAGTAATCTATGCCGACAACGGTAATCTGATTTCAGCCGTGGAGTGGTAA
- a CDS encoding IS4 family transposase yields MLPEFYETHLKRELGRTEYLLLKLLIYLLQSIKTVSLEALATALPIPILFESRRKKIQRFLSLNYINVEEIWFPIIKSWLEINFPLNEVIYLVIDRTNWGCINLLMISVVWDQRSIPIYFKLLDKLGSSNFDEQEAVFKKALPLFNNYKTVVLGDREFCSVKLANWLTEQKVYFCLRLKKDAFIEIEPEIWLQLKNSGLAPGLSFFYQGIKYTKSTGFISFNLASKWKRKRFGVAPEEGWFILTNLDNLDSAIKAYKQRFDIEEMFRDFKSGGYNLEDTNVSGQRLISLILLISLAYTAATISGQKIKRMGVQKYVGRIKESGRTIRRHSSFYIGLYGETALREGFPPQATANPKGSNWVDFMENSYDLVAELMILAPNKRKYYQQGERAMRLILSAS; encoded by the coding sequence ATATTACCAGAATTTTACGAGACACACCTCAAGCGAGAGCTTGGACGTACTGAATACTTATTACTAAAGCTCCTTATCTATTTATTACAATCTATTAAAACTGTTAGCCTTGAGGCGCTAGCGACTGCTTTACCAATACCAATACTATTTGAAAGTAGAAGGAAAAAAATTCAGCGATTTTTATCTTTAAATTACATCAATGTTGAAGAAATTTGGTTTCCAATTATCAAAAGCTGGTTAGAAATAAATTTTCCTTTAAATGAAGTTATCTATTTAGTAATTGACCGGACTAACTGGGGGTGTATTAATCTGTTAATGATTAGTGTGGTTTGGGATCAAAGGTCTATTCCAATATATTTTAAGCTATTAGACAAATTGGGTTCAAGCAATTTTGATGAACAAGAAGCAGTATTCAAAAAAGCATTGCCGCTTTTTAATAATTATAAAACTGTAGTGTTAGGAGACCGCGAATTTTGTTCTGTAAAGCTGGCTAATTGGCTGACAGAGCAGAAAGTATATTTCTGTTTGCGCTTAAAAAAAGATGCATTTATAGAAATAGAACCGGAAATTTGGTTGCAATTAAAAAATTCAGGTTTAGCACCTGGACTTTCTTTCTTTTATCAAGGTATTAAATATACAAAGTCTACAGGATTTATTAGCTTTAATCTTGCTAGTAAATGGAAACGTAAACGTTTTGGAGTTGCGCCGGAGGAGGGCTGGTTTATCCTAACTAATTTAGATAATTTAGATTCAGCTATTAAGGCTTATAAACAGCGTTTTGATATTGAAGAGATGTTTAGAGATTTTAAAAGCGGTGGTTATAACTTAGAAGATACTAATGTATCAGGACAAAGGCTAATTTCCTTAATATTATTAATCTCACTTGCATATACGGCTGCAACAATATCCGGACAAAAGATTAAACGCATGGGTGTTCAAAAATATGTCGGTAGAATTAAAGAATCTGGACGAACAATTCGCCGTCATAGCAGTTTTTATATTGGATTATATGGTGAGACAGCGCTGCGGGAGGGTTTCCCTCCGCAGGCGACTGCGAACCCGAAGGGGTCTAACTGGGTCGATTTCATGGAAAATTCTTATGACTTGGTGGCTGAGTTAATGATACTAGCTCCTAATAAGCGTAAGTATTATCAACAAGGAGAAAGGGCTATGAGGCTTATTTTATCTGCATCCTAG
- a CDS encoding CopG family transcriptional regulator — MNKKWAVKRMTLNLTSSESEKLEKYCVSTGRPATDVIRELIRSLPITDIISA, encoded by the coding sequence ATGAATAAAAAATGGGCTGTCAAACGAATGACACTAAATCTCACTTCTAGTGAAAGCGAAAAACTTGAAAAATATTGTGTAAGTACAGGTAGACCAGCAACTGATGTGATTCGGGAGTTAATTCGCTCTCTGCCAATAACAGACATTATCAGCGCCTGA
- a CDS encoding transposase has protein sequence MRVHKWEQELTLLTPSTEAHSFTIIGAISIKEVVALMTINGSMDGIAFELFIEKFLVPNLWSGAVVVRDNLSAHKLDSIVPMIEAVGAKVICLSPYSPDFNPIELWWSQLKSFLRTFAPTTTEMVDQLISVALDLINPQHLRNWFASCCYCTS, from the coding sequence ATGCGCGTTCACAAATGGGAACAAGAGCTTACTCTATTAACCCCTTCTACAGAGGCTCACTCATTTACGATAATTGGAGCAATTAGTATTAAAGAAGTAGTTGCATTAATGACAATAAATGGTTCAATGGATGGCATTGCATTTGAATTATTTATTGAAAAGTTTTTAGTGCCAAATTTATGGTCAGGAGCAGTGGTAGTAAGGGATAATTTATCCGCGCATAAACTAGATTCAATTGTGCCAATGATTGAAGCTGTCGGTGCAAAAGTTATATGTTTATCACCATACTCCCCCGATTTTAATCCAATTGAATTATGGTGGTCACAACTTAAATCTTTTTTACGTACTTTTGCTCCAACTACAACAGAAATGGTTGATCAACTAATCTCAGTTGCACTCGATTTAATAAATCCTCAACATTTAAGAAACTGGTTTGCTAGTTGCTGCTACTGTACCTCATAA
- a CDS encoding DUF2997 domain-containing protein: protein MERSILIHFDNATGEVRVEAEGFEGLTCLSATQPFESALGVVSESDRAYKDGAIR, encoded by the coding sequence ATGGAACGTTCAATTTTGATTCATTTCGACAATGCTACAGGTGAAGTTCGAGTAGAAGCAGAAGGTTTTGAGGGGCTAACTTGTTTGTCAGCAACCCAGCCATTTGAATCCGCATTGGGAGTTGTAAGTGAGAGCGATCGCGCTTACAAGGACGGTGCGATTCGTTGA
- a CDS encoding NmrA family NAD(P)-binding protein, whose product MHIILGGNGHVGSAVAQTLLSQGEPVTIVSRSSTSIPEWHKRGAMVEVVDVNNTVELRRVFAKGKRLFLLNPPANPATDTDVEERKTFFSILEAITDSGLEKIVAQSTYGAQPGSQIGDLGVLYEMEQQLAAQPIPFSIIRAAYYMSNWDFSLQSAKVDGVIYTFFPTDFALPMVAPRDIGQLAARLMTQPIENTGLHNIEGPERYSSLNVAQAFAKVLQKPVKVVETPPDQWIKTMRNMGFSNSAAASFSNMTTLALSAQMPPRELVTRGVVSLDSYIAELAHSVV is encoded by the coding sequence ATGCACATCATTCTTGGTGGCAATGGTCATGTTGGTTCTGCTGTAGCACAAACGCTGTTATCGCAAGGTGAGCCAGTAACCATTGTCTCACGCAGTTCTACGTCTATTCCTGAATGGCACAAGCGCGGCGCGATGGTTGAGGTTGTAGACGTAAATAATACCGTAGAACTACGCCGCGTGTTTGCAAAGGGTAAACGTCTTTTCTTGCTTAATCCACCTGCTAATCCGGCGACAGATACAGATGTTGAAGAAAGAAAAACTTTCTTCTCCATTCTCGAAGCAATAACAGACTCTGGCTTAGAGAAAATCGTTGCCCAATCCACTTATGGAGCGCAGCCCGGTTCTCAAATTGGCGATTTAGGAGTCCTTTATGAAATGGAGCAACAACTCGCCGCTCAGCCCATACCATTTAGTATCATCCGCGCTGCCTACTATATGAGCAATTGGGACTTCTCTCTACAATCTGCTAAAGTGGATGGCGTAATCTATACTTTCTTTCCAACTGATTTCGCATTGCCGATGGTTGCCCCACGCGATATTGGTCAGTTGGCAGCGCGTTTGATGACACAGCCAATAGAGAATACAGGGCTACACAACATCGAAGGCCCAGAAAGATATTCTTCGCTCAACGTTGCACAAGCATTTGCCAAAGTTTTACAAAAACCAGTCAAGGTAGTGGAAACTCCGCCTGACCAGTGGATAAAGACAATGCGGAATATGGGATTTTCAAACTCAGCAGCAGCATCCTTCTCCAACATGACAACCCTTGCGCTCTCGGCACAGATGCCACCCCGTGAGCTTGTTACACGAGGAGTAGTTTCATTAGATAGTTACATCGCAGAACTAGCGCATTCTGTTGTTTAA
- a CDS encoding TauD/TfdA family dioxygenase, translating to MGYKHIEVKQVAGFIGAEIGGVDLSRSLSEEQVQEIRKALLKWKVLFFRGQNIDHAAQVEFTSRFGEVTFAHPLGEPEPVLGFPQIKPVDRKLYEQQYGFRTGGPWHTDVTAAINPPAASILRAVNVPSFGGDTQWSNLVAAYEGLSAPLRSLADTLKAEHL from the coding sequence ATGGGCTACAAACATATAGAAGTTAAACAGGTAGCTGGTTTCATCGGTGCAGAAATCGGCGGCGTAGACCTTTCCCGCTCTCTTTCTGAGGAGCAAGTCCAAGAAATTCGCAAAGCGCTATTAAAGTGGAAAGTCTTGTTCTTCCGTGGCCAGAACATCGATCATGCTGCCCAGGTCGAGTTTACATCTCGTTTTGGCGAAGTGACTTTCGCCCATCCCTTGGGAGAGCCTGAACCAGTTCTGGGATTTCCCCAGATCAAACCCGTAGACCGTAAGCTTTATGAGCAGCAGTATGGTTTTCGCACTGGCGGCCCTTGGCACACAGATGTAACGGCAGCGATTAACCCACCAGCAGCGTCAATTTTACGCGCAGTTAATGTCCCTAGTTTCGGTGGTGACACCCAGTGGAGTAATCTCGTTGCCGCTTATGAGGGACTCTCAGCACCCCTGCGATCGCTAGCTGATACATTAAAAGCGGAACATCTTTAG
- a CDS encoding ABC transporter substrate-binding protein encodes MTWKLKQGVKWSDGKPFTAADVVFTLRGDKKG; translated from the coding sequence GTGACTTGGAAACTCAAACAAGGAGTCAAATGGTCTGATGGTAAACCATTTACGGCTGCGGATGTGGTTTTTACCTTGAGGGGGGACAAAAAGGGCTAG
- a CDS encoding IS630 transposase-related protein: protein MKSYSVDLREKIVAAHLEKNISIRKVADIFSVSKSLVQKLVKQQKLEGNLQSKPRGKPQFSHLTNADTELRELVESYPDATLIELCELFADKTGNWVGQSAMCRALQKLGLNRKKKQSGVPKQGRRES from the coding sequence ATGAAGTCCTACTCTGTCGATCTACGAGAAAAAATAGTTGCAGCACATCTTGAGAAAAACATTTCAATCAGGAAAGTGGCTGACATTTTTTCAGTCTCAAAGAGTTTAGTACAAAAGCTTGTAAAACAACAAAAACTTGAAGGAAATTTGCAATCCAAGCCGCGAGGAAAGCCCCAATTTAGTCATTTAACAAATGCTGACACAGAGTTGAGAGAATTAGTTGAATCATATCCAGATGCAACATTGATAGAGTTGTGTGAATTATTTGCAGACAAGACTGGTAATTGGGTAGGTCAAAGTGCAATGTGTCGTGCGTTACAGAAATTAGGATTAAATCGGAAAAAAAAACAAAGCGGAGTACCCAAGCAGGGACGGAGAGAGTCCTAA
- a CDS encoding MarR family transcriptional regulator, with the protein MSNSSPNADFLQKWRYALAPDNLGYKVKLVSQLMYRDFLERLEPYGLTPFHYLVLCCLWEEDGLSTSGIADKLKQLGATLTGVVDRMEDRKLVYRERDPGDRRIVRIWLTDEGRNLMKVLPSVGAQTINKATEGISEVEQKAALKILDQIVQNFL; encoded by the coding sequence ATGTCCAACTCATCCCCAAATGCTGATTTTCTTCAAAAGTGGCGATATGCCCTAGCACCTGACAACTTAGGGTACAAAGTCAAACTGGTATCCCAGTTGATGTATCGGGATTTCCTAGAGCGGCTAGAACCATACGGGCTGACTCCATTTCACTACCTCGTGTTGTGCTGTTTGTGGGAAGAGGATGGTCTTTCAACATCTGGAATAGCTGACAAGCTCAAGCAATTGGGTGCAACGCTAACCGGAGTGGTGGATCGGATGGAAGATCGTAAGCTCGTGTATCGAGAGCGTGATCCTGGCGATCGCCGTATTGTCAGAATCTGGCTCACGGATGAAGGAAGGAATTTAATGAAAGTCTTACCATCTGTGGGCGCACAGACAATCAACAAGGCAACTGAAGGCATATCAGAGGTAGAACAAAAAGCTGCTTTGAAGATATTGGATCAAATTGTCCAAAACTTTCTTTAA
- a CDS encoding helix-turn-helix transcriptional regulator, whose protein sequence is MQVERPLRKDVPGLGEKIKQARKADGRPLTKLAALADMSVQNWYSVENEDIKVLPESTLRKIEAALGVDFDVSFDEGN, encoded by the coding sequence ATGCAAGTTGAGAGGCCGTTACGAAAAGATGTTCCAGGTTTGGGTGAAAAAATTAAACAGGCGAGAAAAGCAGACGGTCGCCCGCTCACAAAGTTAGCTGCACTTGCTGATATGAGCGTTCAGAACTGGTACTCCGTTGAAAATGAAGATATTAAAGTATTACCAGAATCAACCCTTAGAAAAATAGAAGCAGCTTTAGGCGTTGATTTTGACGTTAGTTTTGACGAAGGAAATTAG
- a CDS encoding IS630 family transposase: MPPAAKNFLTPEQVSKLHVALKESELPHVRERILIILLQNDGKAQHEIAQFLGCSHRTVAYWCMHGEPDNLETLHNKREYEHYRKATPEYIELLLKTVDQEPSELGYEFGKWTAERLATYLTEKTGIDLSSSQVRRILKRKKYSYIWSKYGLEDKQNPLVRAKFKEKLTQYLSIAREHPEHLQVWFWDESGFSLRVIRRKAWGKKGKRKNVPGQRRCGRVNVMGAIRELDRKRVCFFVKKGNADIFYEQLQQLNEIIKQEWVSKGNCSEDFAKFGTKIILILDNASFHKRKDVLAKISEEFPNFVLEFLPAYSPDYNIIELVWHSCKEYIAHRLFKSVDELKSLLDKLLNQGELVIKWHRKIKNKGNLNYIAA, from the coding sequence ATGCCACCAGCAGCCAAAAACTTTTTAACGCCGGAGCAAGTCAGCAAGCTTCATGTTGCTTTAAAAGAAAGTGAACTACCACACGTTAGAGAAAGAATTTTAATTATTCTGCTCCAGAACGATGGGAAAGCGCAACACGAAATTGCTCAATTTTTAGGTTGTTCACACAGAACAGTAGCATATTGGTGTATGCACGGCGAGCCAGACAATTTAGAAACTTTACATAATAAAAGAGAGTATGAGCATTACAGAAAAGCCACTCCTGAATATATTGAACTGTTATTAAAAACTGTTGACCAGGAACCATCAGAGTTAGGTTACGAATTTGGAAAATGGACAGCAGAAAGATTAGCTACATATTTAACCGAAAAGACGGGCATTGATTTAAGTAGTTCTCAGGTAAGGAGGATATTAAAGAGAAAAAAGTATAGTTATATCTGGTCTAAATATGGTTTAGAAGACAAACAAAACCCTCTAGTTAGAGCCAAGTTTAAAGAAAAGCTTACTCAATATTTATCAATAGCAAGAGAACATCCGGAGCATTTACAGGTATGGTTTTGGGATGAAAGTGGTTTTAGTTTACGTGTGATTCGTCGGAAGGCTTGGGGTAAGAAAGGAAAACGCAAGAACGTTCCAGGACAACGACGTTGTGGTCGAGTCAATGTGATGGGAGCAATTAGAGAATTAGACCGGAAACGCGTATGCTTTTTTGTAAAAAAGGGAAATGCAGATATTTTTTATGAGCAATTGCAACAACTAAATGAAATAATCAAACAAGAATGGGTAAGTAAAGGGAACTGTTCTGAAGATTTTGCGAAATTTGGGACGAAGATTATTTTAATTTTAGATAATGCTAGTTTTCATAAACGCAAAGATGTTCTAGCTAAAATATCTGAAGAATTCCCAAATTTTGTTTTAGAATTCTTGCCTGCTTATAGCCCTGATTACAACATTATCGAATTAGTTTGGCACTCATGTAAGGAATATATTGCTCATCGTCTGTTTAAATCAGTAGATGAATTAAAATCACTGCTAGATAAGCTGTTGAATCAAGGTGAGTTAGTAATTAAGTGGCATCGCAAAATCAAAAATAAAGGCAATCTCAACTATATTGCAGCTTAA
- a CDS encoding IS4 family transposase, translating to MLPEFYETNLKRELGRAEYLLLKILINLLQSIKTVSIEALATALPIPIFFESRRKKIQRFLSLNYINVEEIWFPIIKSWLEIYFPLNEVIYLVIDRTNWGCINLLMISVVWDKRSIPIYFNLLDKLGSSNFDEQEAVFKKALPLFNNYKTVVLGDREFCSIKLANWLTEQKVYFCLRLKKDAFIEIEPEIWLQLRDSGLAPGLSFFYQGVKYTKSTGFISFNLASKWKRKRFGVAPEEGWFILTNLDSLDSAIKAYKQRFDIEEMFRDFKSGGYNLEDTNVLGQRLISLILLISLAYTAATISGQKIKRMGVQKYVGRIKESGRTIRRHSSFYVGLYGETALREGFPPQATANPKGSNWVDFMENSYELVVELMTLAPNKRKYYQQGERAMRLILSAS from the coding sequence ATGTTACCAGAATTCTACGAGACAAATCTCAAGCGAGAATTGGGACGTGCGGAATATTTATTACTAAAAATCCTGATAAATTTACTACAATCTATTAAAACTGTTAGCATCGAAGCACTGGCTACTGCTTTACCTATCCCCATCTTTTTTGAAAGTAGAAGAAAGAAAATCCAAAGATTTTTGTCTTTAAATTACATCAACGTTGAAGAAATTTGGTTCCCAATTATTAAAAGCTGGTTAGAAATATATTTCCCCTTAAATGAAGTTATTTATTTAGTAATTGACCGGACTAACTGGGGGTGTATTAATCTGTTAATGATTAGTGTGGTTTGGGATAAAAGGTCTATCCCAATATATTTTAATCTATTAGACAAATTGGGTTCAAGCAATTTTGATGAACAAGAAGCAGTATTCAAAAAAGCATTGCCGCTTTTTAATAATTATAAAACTGTCGTGTTAGGAGACCGCGAATTTTGTTCGATAAAGCTGGCTAACTGGCTGACAGAGCAGAAAGTATATTTCTGTTTGCGCTTAAAAAAAGATGCATTTATAGAAATAGAACCGGAAATTTGGCTGCAATTAAGAGATTCAGGTTTAGCACCTGGACTTTCTTTCTTTTATCAAGGTGTTAAATATACAAAGTCTACAGGATTTATTAGCTTTAATCTTGCTAGTAAATGGAAACGTAAACGTTTTGGAGTTGCGCCGGAGGAAGGCTGGTTTATCCTAACTAATTTAGATAGCTTAGATTCGGCTATTAAGGCTTATAAACAACGTTTTGATATTGAAGAGATGTTTAGAGATTTTAAGAGCGGTGGGTATAACTTGGAAGATACTAATGTATTAGGTCAACGCTTAATTTCTCTAATACTATTAATCTCACTTGCATATACGGCTGCAACTATATCTGGTCAAAAAATTAAACGTATGGGTGTTCAAAAATATGTCGGTCGAATTAAAGAATCAGGGCGGACAATTCGCCGTCATAGCAGTTTTTATGTTGGATTATATGGTGAGACAGCGCTGCGGGAGGGTTTCCCTCCGCAGGCGACTGCGAACCCGAAGGGGTCTAACTGGGTCGATTTCATGGAAAATTCTTATGAATTGGTGGTTGAGTTAATGACACTAGCTCCTAATAAGCGTAAGTATTATCAACAAGGAGAAAGGGCTATGAGGCTTATTTTATCTGCATCCTAG